Proteins encoded together in one Amblyomma americanum isolate KBUSLIRL-KWMA chromosome 1, ASM5285725v1, whole genome shotgun sequence window:
- the LOC144096014 gene encoding uncharacterized protein LOC144096014 encodes MSMVMRKWDYFSKNRHQFFSTFVTSDDAARLDVKDETYVPFITDNFGDWTDDIAVALGSDVLRRCIGYPAERVRLRLYKTWLANFAAQEWPDTFDRDLLESIVATPSPSDPTKPLFGDLFRQAAVRPRPEGTYLDTSALSPLFKRPAVLDADFKTAKGLVAYLDGLLSVGDREALHEAGLIIGFLSLLLSSVSAVSVNRLIGIFRNLEKFGLATVLPTSFSGEFPCPTSANLENLRDKCGWGQSALRPYIPALAVAQYTIFMRAIDEAPKEDVLFLGQSFMVHTKYSGLDCVDLLEMFAKRTHFPMDYLNLLLGGNASAWTRKLMEFYLSNVASPGNTQNSAPWCRVVDPTFFRGLEVGDGRSYALKIMCFLARSQRGLLYRKWSRLANETMSESEVEDARVWADNIRALLAKGKLRPVEASRASATN; translated from the coding sequence ATgtcgatggtgatgcgaaagtgGGATTACTTTTCGAAAAATCGGCATCAGTTCTTCTCTACCTTTGTCACCAGCGACGATGCAGCCAGGCTGGATGTGAAGGATGAGACCTATGTGCCCTTCATCACTGACAACTTCGGTGACTGGACGGATGACATTGCCGTTGCACTGGGCAGCGACGTGCTTCGCCGCTGCATCGGGTATCCGGCGGAAAGAGTTCGTCTTCGCCTCTATAAGACATGGCTGGCCAACTTTGCTGCGCAAGAGTGGCCTGACACATTCGACCGGGATTTGCTGGAATCCATCGTAGCCACACCGTCCCCCTCAGACCCGACAAAACCACTCTTTGGTGACTTGTTTCGACAAGCGGCTGTACGTCCGCGCCCCGAAGGGACTTACCTGGACACCAGTGCCTTGAGCCCCCTTTTCAAGAGACCCGCAGTGCTTGATGCAGACTTCAAGACGGCTAAAGGCCTCGTGGCCTACTTGGACGGTTTGCTCTCTGTTGGCGACCGGGAGGCCTTGCACGAAGCAGGGCTTATTATCGGCTTTTTGAGCCTGCTGCTGAGCTCGGTATCAGCTGTTAGCGTCAACCGCCTCATTGGCATCTTTCGGAACCTCGAGAAATTCGGGCTAGCAACGGTGTTGCCCACGTCGTTCTCGGGAGAATTCCCCTGCCCCACCAGTGCCAATCTAGAGAATCTCCGCGACAAGTGTGGCTGGGGCCAAAGCGCCCTCAGACCGTACATCCCTGCCCTTGCCGTCGCGCAGTACACGATCTTCATGAGGGCGATCGATGAGGCACCGAAGGAGGACGTTTTATTTTTAGGGCAATCATTTATGGTCCATACAAAATACTCGGGGCTCGACTGTGTTGATCTGTTGGAAATGTTCGCCAAAAGAACTCACTTCCCCATGGACTACCTGAACCTACTGTTGGGCGGTAACGCCAGTGCCTGGACAAGGAAACTGATGGAGTTCTACTTGAGCAACGTGGCCTCTCCAGGGAACACGCAGAACTCGGCTCCTTGGTGTCGGGTCGTAGACCCAACTTTCTTCAGGGGGCTCGAGGTAGGAGACGGGCGGAGCTATGCGCTCAAGATCATGTGCTTCCTGGCTCGCAGCCAACGGGGCCTGCTGTACAGGAAATGGAGCCGATTGGCGAACGAAACCATGTCCGAATCTGAAGTTGAAGATGCGCGCGTCTGGGCCGATAACATCCGCGCACTTCTTGCAAAGGGAAAGCTGCGTCCTGTCGAAGCCAGCAGGGCAAGTGCCACCAACTAA